Proteins encoded together in one Meles meles chromosome 7, mMelMel3.1 paternal haplotype, whole genome shotgun sequence window:
- the LOC123947594 gene encoding histone H4, which produces MSGRGKGGKGLGKGGAKRHRKVLRDNIQGITKPAIRRLARRGGVKRISGLIYEETRGVLKVFLENVIRDAVTYTEHAKRKTVTAMDVVYALKRQGRTLYGFGG; this is translated from the coding sequence ATGTCTGGTCGCGGGAAAGGTGGCaaagggctggggaagggaggcgCCAAGCGGCACCGGAAAGTCCTCCGGGATAACATCCAGGGCATCACGAAGCCCGCCATCCGCCGGCTCGCCCGCCGAGGTGGTGTCAAGCGGATTTCTGGGCTCATCTATGAGGAGACCCGGGGAGTCCTGAAAGTTTTTCTGGAGAACGTGATCCGCGATGCGGTGACTTATACGGAGCACGCCAAGCGCAAGACGGTCACCGCCATGGACGTGGTGTACGCGCTGAAACGCCAGGGCCGCACCTTGTACGGCTTCGGCGGCTGA
- the LOC123947291 gene encoding histone H2A.J: MSGRGKQGGKVRAKAKSRSSRAGLQFPVGRVHRLLRKGNYAERVGAGAPVYLAAVLEYLTAEILELAGNAARDNKKTRIIPRHLQLAIRNDEELNKLLGKVTIAQGGVLPNIQAVLLPKKTESQKAKSK; this comes from the coding sequence ATGTCTGGTCGCGGAAAGCAGGGCGGCAAAGTGCGGGCCAAGGCCAAGTCTCGGTCCTCGCGCGCGGGCCTGCAGTTCCCGGTGGGTCGAGTTCACAGACTGCTGCGCAAAGGTAACTACGCGGAGCGAGTGGGCGCTGGGGCGCCCGTGTACCTGGCGGCGGTGTTGGAGTACCTGACGGCCGAGATCCTGGAGTTGGCTGGCAATGCCGCTCGTGACAATAAGAAGACCAGGATAATCCCGCGCCACCTGCAACTCGCCATCCGCAACGACGAGGAGCTCAACAAGCTGCTGGGGAAAGTCACCATTGCTCAGGGCGGTGTCCTGCCCAACATCCAGGCCGTGCTGTTGCCCAAGAAGACGGAGAGTCAGAAGGCGAAGAGCAAGTGA